The window GATATGACGATCGAGGACGCCTATCACATCCAGCAGCGCATGATCGAGCGTCGTGTGCAGGCTGGTGAAACCATCATCGGCAAGAAGATCGGCGTGACGTCGGCGGCCGTGATGAACATGCTTGGCGTGTATCAGCCGGATTTCGGCTACATGCTCGACGGCATGATCTACAACGAAGGGCAGTCGATCGAGATCGGCACGCTGATTCAGCCCAAGGCCGAAGGCGAGATCGCGTTCATCCTCAAGAAAGACCTGATGGGGCCGGGGGTGACCAACGTGGACGTGCTGGCGGCGACCGAATGCGTGATGCCGTGCTTTGAAATTGTCGATTCGCGCATCCGCGACTGGAAGATCAAGATTCAGGACACCGTGGCGGACAACGCTTCGTGCGGCGTGTTTGTGCTGGGTGACTGCGCTGTTGACCCTCGCCGGCTTGATCTTGCGCTCTGCGGCATGGTGCTGGAGCGCAACGGGGAAATTATTGCGACCGGATGTGGTGCGGCGGCGCTGGGCTCGCCGGTCAACGCCGTGGCCTGGCTGGCCAATACGCTGGGGCCTCTGGGCATCCCGCTTAAAGCGGGCGAGGTGATCCTGTCGGGCGCGCTGGCGGCGATGTTTCCAGTCAAGGCGGGTGACAGTTTCCGCGTCAGTATTGGCGGTCTGGGAAGCTGTTCGGTGCGTTTTCATTAGGCGTGTCAGGCCCACGGCCCGGTGGTCGTGGGAACGTTATCTCTTTATGAAGGGCGGATCATGAAAAAGATCAGATGTGCAGTGATCGGGCCAGGCAACATCGGCACCGATCTGCTGGCCAAACTGCAGCGAAGCGCGGTGCTGGAGCCGGTGTGGATGGTGGGCATCGACCCGGAGTCTGACGGGCTGAAGCGGGCGCGTGATCTCGGTATCAGGACGACAGCAGAGGGGGTTGACGGGCTGCTGCCGCATGTAGTGGCCGACGGCGTGCAGATCGCCTTTGATGCCACCAGTGCGTATGTTCACGCGGAGAACTCGCGCAAGCTTAACGCGCTGGGCGTGATGATGATCGATCTGACGCCGGCGGCAATTGGCCCGTACTGCGTGCCGCCGGTGAATCTTAAAGAGCACGTGGGCAAGCGCGAGATGAACGTGAACATGGTGACCTGCGGCGGACAGGCCACCATTCCGATGGTCGCGGCTGTTTCACGCGTGCAGCCGGTCGCTTACGGAGAAATCGTGGCGACCGTATCGAGCCGCTCGGTGGGGCCCGGCACGCGTAAAAACATTGACGAATTCACGCGAACGACGGCTGGCGCGGTGGAGCGGGTCGGGGGCGCGGAAAAGGGCAAGGCCATCATCGTGATCAACCCGGCGGAGCCGCCGCTGATGATGCGCGACACGATTCATTGCCTGACCGAAAGTGAGCCGGATCAGGAGAGGATTACCGAGTCGATCCACGCGATGATCAGGGAAGTCCAGAAGTATGTGCCCGGTTACAAGCTGGTCAACGGACCCGTATTCGACGGCAAGCGCGTGACTATGTTCATGGAGGTCGCGGGTCTTGGGGACTATCTGCCGACCTACGCCGGCAATCTCGACATCATGACCGCTGCTGCAGCACGCACGGCGGAAATGTTCGCCGAAGAGATGATCGCCGGCAGGCTTGAACTCGAACCCGTTGTGGCCTGAACCGTCCAGGAGAATGAAGATGAACCTGCAAGGAAAGAAGATCACTGTCCACGACATGACGTTGCGTGACGGGATGCATCCCAAGCGTCATCAGATGACGCTGGATCAGATGAAAGATATCGCCTGTGGCCTGGACGCGGCGGGCATTCCATTGATTGAAGTTACACATGGCGATGGCCTCGGCGGCTCGTCAGTGAATTACGGATTCCCGGCACACAGCGACGAAGAATATCTGGGTGCCGTGATCCCGCTCATGAAGCAGGCCAAGGTGTCGGCCTTACTGTTGCCGGGCATCGGCACCGTCGATCATCTGAGGATGGCCAGGGACCTTGGCGTGCACACCATCCGGGTGGCCACCCACTGTACCGAGGCCGATGTGTCGGAGCAGCACATCGCGCTGGCGCGCAAGCTTGAGATGGACACGGTGGGCTTCCTGATGATGGCGCATATGAGCAGCCCCGAAGGGCTGGTCAGGCAGGCAAAGCTGATGGAATCGTACGGCGCCAACTGCGTCTACATCACCGATTCGGCAGGATATATGCTGCCCGACGATGTCAGGGTTCGTCTGGGGGCGGTGCGCGAGGCGCTCAAGCCGGAGACGGAACTGGGCTTCCACGGACACCACAATCTGGCGATGGGTATCGCCAACTCCATCGCGGCCGTAGAGTGTGGCGCCGGCCGTATCGACGCGGCAGCGGCCGGCCTTGGCGCGGGGGCGGGCAACACGCCGATGGAGGTGCTGGTTGCCGTATGCGATCGCATGGGGATTCAGACAGGCGTGGACGTGTGGGCGATCCAGGACGTGGCCGAAGACCTGGTGGTGCCGATCATGGACTTCCCCATCCGGATTGACCGCGACTCGCTCACCCTGGGTTATGCCGGGGTCTATGGGTCGTTCCTGCTGTTTGCCAAACGTGCCGCACAAAAGTATGGCGTGCCGGCGCGCGAGATTCTGGTCGAGCTTGGGCGCCGGGGCATGGTCGGAGGCCAGGAGGACATGATCGAAGACACGGCCATGACCCTGGCCAGAGCACACACAGTGCAGGCGCAAAAGGCGGCGGTATGAAACTCGACAAGTCGACGATTGCGCGCCTTGCCGAGCACCTTGAGAACTGTGAACTGCGCGCAGAGGATACGCTCAAGATTACCGACGAGCATCCCGAGATGGACTGGGAGGACGCTTACGCCATCCAGGACGAGATCCGCCGCCGCAAGATCGGCCGCGGCGGGAAAATCGTTGGGTTCAAGGCTGGGCTGACCTCGCACGTCAAGATGAAGCAGATGGGGGTGGATAGTCCATGTTTCGGTTTCCTCGCTGACTACTTCTCTGTACCCGATGGCGGCACGTGCAAGACTGCAGAGCTGATCCATCCGAAGGTTGAGCCGGAAATCGCTTTCGTGACCAAAGCGCCACTCAGAGGCCCGGGCTGTCATATCGGGGCAGTGCTGGCGACGACCGACTTCGTGATACCAGGCATCGAAGTGATTGACTCGCGCTACCGCGACTTCAAGTTCGATCTCAAGAGTGTAGTAGCGGATAACACGTCGGCCGCACGCTTCGTGGTGGGTGGGCGCGCGCTGCCGGTGTCTGAAGTGGATCTGTGTAGCGTTGGCGTCGTGCTGGAAAAAAACGGTGAGCCGGTTGCGTTCGGAGCGGGTGCGGCGGTGCTGGGCCACCCGGCCGCGGCGATTGCGATGCTGGCCAATCATCTGGGCTCGCGTGGGGAGGAGATTCCGGCGGGCAGCCTGATTCTCTCGGGGGGGATTACGGAAGCCATCGCTGTCCAGGCGGGCGATGCCATCACCCTGCGTGTGCAAGGCATGGGCAGCACGGGTTTGCGCTTCATTTAAAGGAGAATCACATGCCGATTGCGCAGCTGTACATCGTTGAAGGGCGAGATGCGGAAAAGAAGGAGCGATTGATCGTTGAGGTTACCGAAGCGATTCACCGGGCGATTGACGCACCAACCGAATCCATTCGCGTGATCATTACCGAAATGCCAAAACAGCACTTCGGCATCGCAGGTCAAAGTGCGCTCAAGTGGGGACGATGACGTAACTGGAATATTGGTGGGGCACCGTGGAAGCCCCGCATCGTCCGTGCCTCGGCAGCGGTCCTGCCAACTATGAACTGCCGAATATCGATGCAGCAATGAGGGTAGCGCCCTGACAAAGTTGATGTGAGACTCGATTTCATATCCGTGAAGAGTGTGAAACCAACCGATTTTGTCCCGGGTAACGGATTGCCGCTACCGGTACTTAATGCGCTCCTCGATGTTCTCGGGACGCATGGCGGGAGGTAGAACAGAAATGGGTTTGGTCTTCGATAAAGACAACGATCGAGTTGGTCGATGTTGCGATGAAGGCCCGCAACGTCAAGCATGAGCATGATCGCGGAAGGAAATATCCTGCAGTCAAAAAATAACATAAGGAGACGGAGATGAAATCGAAATTTTTCATAGCTGGAGGACTTGCATTATGCGCAAGCTCTTGTTTAGCGGAAAGCAGCATCACTCTATATGGTGTCCTGGACACCGGGGTCGAGTATATATCGCACGCAGGAATCGGAAATAACAGACTAGTCCGTATGGCTGGAATTACGGGAGAATTACCTTCCAGGTGGGGGATTCACGGATCCGAGGACCTGGGGGGATCCATGAAGGCTGTGTTTACGCTTGAAAATGGTTTTAACGTACGAGATGGTTCAGTTAATCAGGGTGGGCGCTTTTTTGGACGACAGGCGTTTGTAGGACTGGACACCCGGTATGGTGTATTGACCTTTGGTCGGCAGTACACCATGTCCTATTGGGCCCTCGTTGATTCGGTCGTAACAGCGGTAAATATTTATGGCGTGCCGTCATTTGATAACTATCTACCAAACGTCCGCAGCGATAACACAATTTCATATCGCGCGACCTTCAAGGGACTGATGGTTGGGGCAACATATTCTTTAGGGGGGCGCGATGCCGCGGGAACCGGTAACGCCCCCGGTTCTGGCACTTGCGCGGGGACCGGGGCCGGCAATGTAGCTTGTCGTCAATGGTCGGCAATCCTTAAGTATGATGCCCCGCTATTCGGTGTTTCGATCGCATATGATGAACAGCGAGGCGGTACAGGAGCAAGCGCGAGCTTTTTCAACGGGAGGGCGCCTATACCTCTCTCGGACAGCGGCGATAAAGATGCGCGCGCTTATGCGAACGGTTATATCAATGTCTTAGCCAATGCGAAAGTTTCGTTTGGGTGGATTGGGCGAAGGGTCGACACAGTCCTGGCGACGCTACCGAACGTACACTCCAACATTTTTTATGTGGGCGCTGCATACACATTCACGCCGGCATTTACATTAGACGGGCAATTTGTAAGAACGGTGGATCGTACCCAAGATACAAGAGGGTCGATGGGCGTAGTGCGAGGAACATATTTGCTATCAAAACGCACGGCTGTCTATGCGCAGGTCGCTTACCTCATGAATAGTACGAACGCACAATATACAGTGAGTGTGGGCGGACCGGGCGCGACACCAAATGCCGGAGTAAATCAATTTGGGGCAATGCTTGGAATTAGAACGACATTCTAAGGAAATTCTAAGGAAACACTGATCGATGAGTTCGCTGGCGGCGCTTCCGACGAGACTGCTTTCAATTGTCGGAATGGCGAACGAATTTTTTCGCGATCGGAGTGACTTTTGCTCGAAAACGAGGTTCACTCTGTGCGTTTTTCATACACATAACGGATTCCCCCATGTATCGAGCGCAGCCGATTCTTCGCGATCACCAGGTTTGCCAAGGCGAACAGGCTGAACAGTTGTGCCGTGTTCTTGGCGAGCCCCTTATAGCGGACCTTGCGATGGTGGAACAGGTTCTTGACGATATGAAACGGATGCTCGACCCGGGCGCGAATCTGCGCCTTGGTTCGCTCCACAGCGATCACCAGAACCTTGAGTTTTGAACGATGGGAGAACTGGCGCGTGGCTGGCGGTCGCAGAATGCGCCGTCAGCCACGCGGAGGGAGTTGCAATCATCGTCCGTGGAGTAGCCTTATCCGGGAAACCACCGAGTTTATAAATCTCGAGATTGTGTAAATATATTGAACATAGGCTGCGGAGTAAGCGATGTCGGTAATTGGATGCAGCGTGGAACTGTGTTTCTTCGTGGTGCCTTCGTCATCCATTGACGATAGGTCTGGACTCTTGGGCTGGAGATTTTTGTGACAAAAGTGAGTGATTCAGTCCGACTCATTAGCATTGCTAAACTTGAGGCAAACAGTGTGGTGCGCGTCGATGTTGATGGTCGACCCGCGGTGGCAGTGTTCAGGCTGGAAAACGATTTCTATGTGACAGACGATCTATGTACACATGGAAATGCTTCGCTCTCCGACGGAGAGATCGTCGATGGTGAAGTCGAATGCCCATTTCATGGCGGTAGCTTCGACATCCGAACCGGCGCGGCTTGCAAGTATCCGTGTACGTCGGCGCTTACCGTATATCCCGCCCAAGTCGAGGAAGGATGGGTATGCGCAGCACTGCACCACGGTTCGCGCATAACGGACTAGATCAAACAATCGAATGGCGGATAGGAGAAGTGCGATATGAACGATCGTCTTGAGGCGGACGCAGGCACGGGAGTTGGACGGGAAATCGGCGAGTTTATCCGTCACGAGGTCGGGGGCGTGCGCCGTGTAGATAGGCGGATTTTTACAGATCCTGAGTTGTTTGAGCTTGAGATGAAACAAATCTGGGAGAAGGTCTGGGTGTACGCGGGGCATGAAAGCCAGTTGCCAAAGCCCAAAGACTTTATGACGACCTGGATCGGGCGCACCCCAATTATTGTGAACCGCAACAAGTCTGGCGCGCTCAACGCGTTCGTGAACGTTTGCACGCATCGGGGTGCCACACTTTGCCGCACAACTAAAGGCAGCACGAGCAATTTTGTATGTCCGTTCCACGGATGGGCTTTCGATGGCGACGGAAACCTCCTTGCTCCGATGAATGAAGACGGCGCTGGCTATCCACCCGGGTTCGATAAGGCCAATCTCGGGCTTCGCCGGGTAAGACTGGAGAGCTATCGTGGCTTTCTCTTTGCGACGCTTAACGATTCCGCGGAGCCGATCAGGGAATATCTCGCTGAAAGCAAGGCATTTATCGACCTTATAGTTGATCAATCGCCGAAGGGTCTTGAGGTTCTCAAGGGGCGCTCGACCTACACCTACGACGGTAACTGGAAAATGCAGGCCGAAAATGGGGTTGATGGCTACCACGTGGCAGCCGTGCACGCCAATTATGTGCAAGTCATGCGGCATCGCGCGGAGTCGTTGACGCACGGTGAGAAGAACAAGGCGATGAATGTAGGCGATCTACCCAACGCACGAGGCGGGTATTACGACCTCGGCCACGGGCATACGGTTCTCTGGTCCGACTGGACGAACCCGCAGGACCGCCCTATTTACTCACGTCGCGAAGAGCTGACGGCGCGCCTCGGTCCGGAAAAGTCAGATTGGGCAGTTGGACGGTTGCGTAACCTGTTGATCTATCCGAACGTCTTGCTAATGGATCAGACCAGTACTCAAATTCGCGTATTTCGCCCTCTTTCGGTCAATAAAACTGAGGTGACGATTTTTTGTTTTGCACCCATTGGAGAAGCTCCGGCAGACCGTGCCAAGCGCATTCGCCAATACGAGGACTTTTTCAACGCGAGCGGGATGGCAACGCCTGACGACTTGACCGAGTTTGGTGAAAGCCAGAAAGGATGCACGGCAAACAGCGTGATCCGGTGGAGCGAGATGTCGCGTGGGGCAAGCCACGAGATTTCTGGTGCGGACGAAGGAGCGAGAGCACTTGGAATTGCTCCGCTTAGTAGCGGCGCTCGTATAGAAGATGAAGGAATTTTTGTGGCTCAGCATCAGCGGTGGTTGGATCTTATGAGTGCCAATTCAAAAGGGGAAGTGTGATGCGCGGCACGGAACAAGTGGAAAGCATCACGACGCTGTTGTTACTCGAAGCAAGATATGTTGATCTGCAAATGTGGGACGATTGGCTTTCTCTCTTCGATGAGAATGTTGAGTATTGGATTCCTGCATGGGAGTCCGAACACGAGTGCACTATCGATCCGCAGAATGAGCTGTCCCTCATGTACTACAACGGGCGTGCCGGACTGGAAGATCGCGTGTTCCGGATTCGAACGGGTCGCTCTGCCGCATCAATTCCACTACCCCGGACCTGTCACCTAGTGACAAACGTCATTGTGTCCCCGAATGCCGATGGCACGTGTAGCGCAAGCGCCAACTGGGTGACTCATCTGTTCCGCAACGGGGAGGCGACGCATTTTTTCGGTCGATACGAATATCTGCTGGTGCCCAATGAGGGTGGCTGGCGGATCCGGAAGAAGAAGATCATGGTACTTAACGACTTGATCCCCACCGTACTCGATATCTACAGCGTGTAAGAGTTTTTAGAAAGTGTTCGATCAGACGTGTGGAGATGCCGCAGAAACACTTCGCATCTCCTCGGCATGGTTTTTCTAATACCACATCTAGGCTTGCTCAATGAATACTCTTGCCCGAGAAGCTGTATGGTTGGTGTAGAAGAAAGCGCGTGTGACGATGAAGCAAAGCTAGTGGAATGCGGGACCGGTACATATATGTAGCGAAATTGGCGTTGCTTCCGTCGCGTCCGTTGACAAAGCGTTTGGTGTCGTTCGAAGCGTCTATGCTGTGTGGGTCCCATATCGTTTGACAGAACGCCGGCATGACCCGGGAAGCTGCTGCGCCGATCAAGCGCGGCTCGCTCTCCGGCCAGGCATAGGCGCAGCATGCATCTCCAGTAGCGCTCGCGCGTGAAGAGGCACAATGGGGCGCAGTCGCTTGACTTGCGTGTGTTGCGGCAGTGTTCGCCGGCTACCCCGAGGTAGCGGACTGCCGCCTGCGACAAAGTCGACCGCGATCTTGACTAGCCGTTTGGCCGCGTCAAAGTCGACACGGTGCACGTACCACGTGCCCAAGCGGCTTCGTCGAAGGGTTGATTCGTTATCGCTGCGCCCTGCGTGACTGGTATAGCATTCTACGCAGCAAGCCAGGCAAGATTGTAGATTCAC of the Paraburkholderia aromaticivorans genome contains:
- a CDS encoding non-heme iron oxygenase ferredoxin subunit; translation: MSDSVRLISIAKLEANSVVRVDVDGRPAVAVFRLENDFYVTDDLCTHGNASLSDGEIVDGEVECPFHGGSFDIRTGAACKYPCTSALTVYPAQVEEGWVCAALHHGSRITD
- a CDS encoding aromatic-ring-hydroxylating dioxygenase subunit beta, which translates into the protein MRGTEQVESITTLLLLEARYVDLQMWDDWLSLFDENVEYWIPAWESEHECTIDPQNELSLMYYNGRAGLEDRVFRIRTGRSAASIPLPRTCHLVTNVIVSPNADGTCSASANWVTHLFRNGEATHFFGRYEYLLVPNEGGWRIRKKKIMVLNDLIPTVLDIYSV
- a CDS encoding acetaldehyde dehydrogenase (acetylating), producing MMKKIRCAVIGPGNIGTDLLAKLQRSAVLEPVWMVGIDPESDGLKRARDLGIRTTAEGVDGLLPHVVADGVQIAFDATSAYVHAENSRKLNALGVMMIDLTPAAIGPYCVPPVNLKEHVGKREMNVNMVTCGGQATIPMVAAVSRVQPVAYGEIVATVSSRSVGPGTRKNIDEFTRTTAGAVERVGGAEKGKAIIVINPAEPPLMMRDTIHCLTESEPDQERITESIHAMIREVQKYVPGYKLVNGPVFDGKRVTMFMEVAGLGDYLPTYAGNLDIMTAAAARTAEMFAEEMIAGRLELEPVVA
- a CDS encoding Rieske 2Fe-2S domain-containing protein; amino-acid sequence: MNDRLEADAGTGVGREIGEFIRHEVGGVRRVDRRIFTDPELFELEMKQIWEKVWVYAGHESQLPKPKDFMTTWIGRTPIIVNRNKSGALNAFVNVCTHRGATLCRTTKGSTSNFVCPFHGWAFDGDGNLLAPMNEDGAGYPPGFDKANLGLRRVRLESYRGFLFATLNDSAEPIREYLAESKAFIDLIVDQSPKGLEVLKGRSTYTYDGNWKMQAENGVDGYHVAAVHANYVQVMRHRAESLTHGEKNKAMNVGDLPNARGGYYDLGHGHTVLWSDWTNPQDRPIYSRREELTARLGPEKSDWAVGRLRNLLIYPNVLLMDQTSTQIRVFRPLSVNKTEVTIFCFAPIGEAPADRAKRIRQYEDFFNASGMATPDDLTEFGESQKGCTANSVIRWSEMSRGASHEISGADEGARALGIAPLSSGARIEDEGIFVAQHQRWLDLMSANSKGEV
- a CDS encoding porin: MKSKFFIAGGLALCASSCLAESSITLYGVLDTGVEYISHAGIGNNRLVRMAGITGELPSRWGIHGSEDLGGSMKAVFTLENGFNVRDGSVNQGGRFFGRQAFVGLDTRYGVLTFGRQYTMSYWALVDSVVTAVNIYGVPSFDNYLPNVRSDNTISYRATFKGLMVGATYSLGGRDAAGTGNAPGSGTCAGTGAGNVACRQWSAILKYDAPLFGVSIAYDEQRGGTGASASFFNGRAPIPLSDSGDKDARAYANGYINVLANAKVSFGWIGRRVDTVLATLPNVHSNIFYVGAAYTFTPAFTLDGQFVRTVDRTQDTRGSMGVVRGTYLLSKRTAVYAQVAYLMNSTNAQYTVSVGGPGATPNAGVNQFGAMLGIRTTF
- a CDS encoding 2-hydroxymuconate tautomerase; the encoded protein is MPIAQLYIVEGRDAEKKERLIVEVTEAIHRAIDAPTESIRVIITEMPKQHFGIAGQSALKWGR
- the dmpH gene encoding 2-oxo-3-hexenedioate decarboxylase, whose amino-acid sequence is MKLDKSTIARLAEHLENCELRAEDTLKITDEHPEMDWEDAYAIQDEIRRRKIGRGGKIVGFKAGLTSHVKMKQMGVDSPCFGFLADYFSVPDGGTCKTAELIHPKVEPEIAFVTKAPLRGPGCHIGAVLATTDFVIPGIEVIDSRYRDFKFDLKSVVADNTSAARFVVGGRALPVSEVDLCSVGVVLEKNGEPVAFGAGAAVLGHPAAAIAMLANHLGSRGEEIPAGSLILSGGITEAIAVQAGDAITLRVQGMGSTGLRFI
- the dmpE gene encoding 2-oxopent-4-enoate hydratase, with product MDKTQITELGDALYQALTTRTVLDPLTERHPDMTIEDAYHIQQRMIERRVQAGETIIGKKIGVTSAAVMNMLGVYQPDFGYMLDGMIYNEGQSIEIGTLIQPKAEGEIAFILKKDLMGPGVTNVDVLAATECVMPCFEIVDSRIRDWKIKIQDTVADNASCGVFVLGDCAVDPRRLDLALCGMVLERNGEIIATGCGAAALGSPVNAVAWLANTLGPLGIPLKAGEVILSGALAAMFPVKAGDSFRVSIGGLGSCSVRFH
- the dmpG gene encoding 4-hydroxy-2-oxovalerate aldolase, with the protein product MNLQGKKITVHDMTLRDGMHPKRHQMTLDQMKDIACGLDAAGIPLIEVTHGDGLGGSSVNYGFPAHSDEEYLGAVIPLMKQAKVSALLLPGIGTVDHLRMARDLGVHTIRVATHCTEADVSEQHIALARKLEMDTVGFLMMAHMSSPEGLVRQAKLMESYGANCVYITDSAGYMLPDDVRVRLGAVREALKPETELGFHGHHNLAMGIANSIAAVECGAGRIDAAAAGLGAGAGNTPMEVLVAVCDRMGIQTGVDVWAIQDVAEDLVVPIMDFPIRIDRDSLTLGYAGVYGSFLLFAKRAAQKYGVPAREILVELGRRGMVGGQEDMIEDTAMTLARAHTVQAQKAAV